In Acidimicrobiales bacterium, the following are encoded in one genomic region:
- the scpB gene encoding SMC-Scp complex subunit ScpB: MSEVKRALEALVLVADEPAPPRLLAELLEVSTEAVEALCTELAAEYAAEGRGFVLARVAGGYRFQTHPDLDPYVERFVLEGQSARLSAAALETLAIVCYKQPVSRAQVAAIRGVNVDSVIRTLQQRGYVEPVARDPGPGQATLYGTTQLFLEKLGIDNLEQLPPVADFVPGPEVVEALEHGLRLPDA; the protein is encoded by the coding sequence GTGAGCGAGGTCAAGCGGGCCCTCGAGGCGCTGGTCCTGGTGGCCGACGAGCCGGCGCCCCCGCGTCTCCTGGCCGAGCTGCTCGAGGTCTCGACCGAGGCCGTCGAGGCGCTGTGCACCGAGCTGGCGGCCGAGTACGCCGCCGAGGGCCGGGGGTTCGTGCTGGCCCGGGTGGCCGGGGGCTACCGCTTCCAGACCCATCCCGACCTCGACCCCTACGTGGAGCGCTTCGTCCTGGAGGGCCAGTCCGCCCGCCTGTCGGCCGCCGCCCTCGAGACCCTGGCCATCGTCTGCTACAAGCAGCCGGTGTCCCGGGCCCAGGTGGCCGCCATCCGGGGCGTCAACGTCGACAGCGTGATCCGCACTCTCCAGCAGCGCGGCTACGTCGAGCCGGTGGCCCGGGACCCCGGCCCGGGCCAGGCCACCCTGTACGGCACGACCCAGCTGTTCCTCGAGAAGCTCGGGATCGACAACCTGGAGCAGCTGCCGCCGGTGGCGGACTTCGTGCCGGGCCCGGAGGTGGTCGAGGCGCTCGAGCACGGCCTGCGCCTTCCCGACGCCTAG